The window GTGGACGATCCCTCCCCGATGAGGATCTAGCTTGATCAGTCCCTCGGCCGCCAGATCGCGAAGAGCTTCGCGCACCGGGGTGGTGGATACTCCCATAGTCGAGGCAATGTCCGCTTGTACAAGGCGGGTACCCCCAGTCAACTTCCCGTCGAGGATGGCCATTCGGAGGGTCGAGTACACATATTCATGCATCGTCCGACGACCAGGAATTGGCCCTTCGAATAAACCGGATAGATCGTTGGTCATTGGTGGTCCCACTTCCCTGTCGGTTGATTCGGCTAGGTCGCCACCAGGTCGAGTTCCTCAAATTTCTTGAGTACGTTCGCTTTGGCGATTGCCACCCGTTCGTCTGACGGATCCCGAGGGAACGGGAGATCCACGTCGATGTCGTCCTTGAGCACGCCACCTTTGGCAAAGACGAGAATCCGATTGGATAGTTCGACGGCTTCGCCTACGTCGTGGGTTACGAAGATAATGGTCTTGTTGGTGGCCTTCCACATTTCGTGCAACTCACGGCGCAGCGATCGGGCGGTGATGGCATCGAGGTGGCTGAACGGTTCGTCCATGAACATGACATCTGGCTCGACCGAAAAGGCGCGAGCGATGCCGACCCTTTGCTGCATACCACCAGATAGCTCCCCCGGATACTTGTTGCCCTTGTCACCGAGATGCACCATGTCTAAATACTTCTGGCACCGTTTTCTGGCGGCGTCCGTAACTTCCTCCTGGACGAACAACAGGTTGTCCATCACAGTTCGCCACGGTAACAGTCGGGCGGCCTGGAAGACATAGCCAGGAAGAGCCGCGTGACCTTTATTCGTGATAGTG is drawn from Acidimicrobiia bacterium and contains these coding sequences:
- a CDS encoding ABC transporter ATP-binding protein, which encodes MAEIKIKNLHKEFGVGEDKVVALVDVNLEIEGDVFVSIVGPSGCGKSTLLNILSEIETPTSGSVTITNKGHAALPGYVFQAARLLPWRTVMDNLLFVQEEVTDAARKRCQKYLDMVHLGDKGNKYPGELSGGMQQRVGIARAFSVEPDVMFMDEPFSHLDAITARSLRRELHEMWKATNKTIIFVTHDVGEAVELSNRILVFAKGGVLKDDIDVDLPFPRDPSDERVAIAKANVLKKFEELDLVAT